A region from the Variovorax sp. RKNM96 genome encodes:
- a CDS encoding MBL fold metallo-hydrolase: MTQPTHWLRRGIAALASSVLMLSFAAHAGAPQVKTQAPGFYRMMLGDFEVTALFDGTIELEVKKLLTNTTQAQVGKLLDRSFKKDLVPTSVNSYLVNTGSKLVLIDTGAGSLFGPTLGNLRNNLLASGYKPEQVDDVFITHMHGDHVGGLIVDGKLAFPNATIHAGQEDADFWLSKANLEKATPEMKGFFQGAQSSLNPYVEAGKFKPLKDDADLVPGIKAVAAHGHTPGHNTYVIESKGQKLVLWGDLMHVAAVQFVQPQVTISFDTDSKTAAVERKKAYADAAKGRYLVGSAHLPFPGLGRIRAEGSGYVWVPVDYQQVR, translated from the coding sequence ATGACCCAACCCACCCATTGGCTGCGCCGCGGCATCGCCGCGCTGGCGAGCAGCGTTCTGATGCTTTCGTTTGCAGCACACGCTGGCGCACCCCAGGTCAAGACCCAGGCGCCCGGTTTCTACCGGATGATGCTCGGCGACTTCGAGGTCACCGCCCTGTTCGACGGCACCATCGAACTCGAAGTGAAGAAGCTGCTGACCAACACCACGCAGGCGCAGGTCGGCAAGCTGCTCGACCGCTCCTTCAAGAAGGACCTGGTGCCCACCTCGGTGAACAGCTACCTCGTGAACACCGGCAGCAAGCTGGTGCTGATCGACACCGGCGCCGGCTCGCTCTTCGGCCCGACGCTGGGCAACCTGCGCAACAACCTGCTGGCCTCCGGCTACAAGCCCGAGCAGGTCGACGACGTGTTCATCACCCACATGCACGGCGACCACGTCGGCGGCCTCATCGTCGACGGCAAGCTGGCCTTTCCCAACGCCACGATCCACGCCGGCCAGGAAGACGCCGACTTCTGGCTCAGCAAGGCCAACCTGGAGAAGGCCACGCCCGAGATGAAGGGCTTCTTCCAGGGCGCGCAGTCGTCGCTGAACCCCTATGTCGAGGCCGGCAAGTTCAAGCCCCTGAAGGACGACGCCGACCTCGTGCCCGGCATCAAGGCCGTGGCGGCCCACGGCCATACGCCCGGCCACAACACCTACGTGATCGAGTCCAAGGGCCAGAAGCTCGTGCTGTGGGGCGACCTGATGCACGTGGCCGCGGTGCAGTTCGTGCAGCCGCAGGTGACCATCTCGTTCGACACCGATTCGAAGACCGCCGCCGTGGAGCGCAAGAAGGCGTATGCCGATGCGGCGAAGGGGCGCTACCTTGTGGGCAGCGCGCACCTGCCGTTCCCGGGGCTGGGGCGCATCCGGGCCGAGGGCTCGGGGTATGTGTGGGTGCCTGTGGATTACCAGCAGGTGCGCTGA
- a CDS encoding ammonium transporter, whose product MDALKQGADALFILLGAIMVLAMHAGFAFLELGTVRKKNQVNALVKILVDFSVSTIVYFLVGYGVAYGTHFFVSATELAARSGYELVKFFFLLTFAAAIPAIISGGIAERAKFWPQLIATAVIVGLVYPLYEGIAWNKAFGIQAWIASVTGHEFHDFAGSIVVHAVGGWLALPAVILLGARRNRYRGDGSLSAHPPSNIPFLALGAWVLCVGWFGFNVMSAQSIDKISGLVAVNSLMAMVGGTLVALAMGKNDPGFVYNGPLAGLVAVCAGSDLMHPLGALVVGGVAGAIFVFMFTLTQNKWKIDDVLGVWPLHGLCGTWGGIAAGIFGTQALGGIGGVNVGAQLIGTLIGVVWALVGGAVVYGALKATMGLRLSQEEEYDGADLSIHHISATPEREVNW is encoded by the coding sequence ATGGACGCACTCAAACAGGGCGCAGATGCGCTGTTCATCCTTCTCGGCGCCATCATGGTGTTGGCCATGCATGCGGGTTTCGCCTTCCTGGAACTGGGCACCGTGCGCAAAAAGAACCAGGTCAATGCGCTGGTGAAGATATTGGTCGACTTCTCGGTCTCGACCATCGTGTACTTCCTGGTCGGCTACGGCGTGGCCTACGGCACCCACTTCTTCGTGAGCGCCACCGAGCTCGCGGCCAGGAGCGGCTACGAGCTGGTGAAGTTCTTCTTCCTGCTGACTTTCGCCGCGGCCATTCCGGCCATCATTTCGGGCGGCATCGCCGAGCGCGCCAAGTTCTGGCCACAGCTCATCGCCACCGCGGTGATCGTCGGCCTGGTGTATCCGCTCTACGAGGGCATCGCGTGGAACAAGGCCTTTGGCATCCAGGCCTGGATCGCTTCGGTCACCGGCCACGAGTTCCATGACTTCGCGGGTTCGATCGTGGTGCATGCGGTGGGTGGCTGGCTCGCGCTGCCGGCGGTCATCCTGCTTGGTGCGCGCCGCAACCGCTACCGCGGCGACGGCTCGCTGAGCGCGCATCCGCCGTCGAACATTCCGTTCCTCGCGCTCGGTGCGTGGGTGCTGTGCGTGGGCTGGTTCGGCTTCAACGTGATGAGCGCGCAGAGCATCGACAAGATCTCGGGCCTGGTGGCCGTCAACTCGCTGATGGCGATGGTCGGCGGCACGCTGGTGGCGCTGGCCATGGGCAAGAACGACCCAGGCTTTGTCTACAACGGCCCGCTCGCCGGCCTCGTGGCCGTGTGCGCCGGCTCCGACCTGATGCACCCGTTGGGCGCGCTGGTGGTGGGCGGTGTGGCGGGCGCGATCTTCGTCTTCATGTTCACGCTCACGCAGAACAAATGGAAGATCGACGACGTGCTGGGCGTCTGGCCGCTGCACGGCCTGTGCGGCACCTGGGGCGGCATTGCGGCCGGCATCTTCGGCACGCAGGCGCTGGGCGGCATCGGCGGCGTGAACGTCGGGGCGCAGCTGATCGGCACCCTGATCGGCGTGGTCTGGGCGCTGGTCGGCGGTGCGGTGGTGTACGGCGCGCTCAAGGCCACGATGGGGCTGCGGCTGTCGCAGGAGGAGGAATACGACGGCGCCGACCTGTCGATCCACCACATCTCGGCCACGCCGGAGCGCGAAGTCAACTGGTAA
- a CDS encoding LytTR family DNA-binding domain-containing protein, translating to MKASRRNLYERYEPIRRYVEVGFWIVLMVLQGVFSTMVAVVDARNRAVPRAPWEVVTWEGSSHLVLLMLIPVFVAIERRLAPLMPRRWVLFLAGHVVASVAVSVVHVMGMFAVRSLVYALMGSRYDFGGWTAQWGYEYLKDVRVYVSIVFGIWAYRLFMLRLQGEARVLDAPEAGVSDPPEAAPPPLSSTAPDDAPPEPEASPPPPPPAPTRPERFLVRKLRREFLIAATDIDWLQAEGNYVGLHVNGHDYLLRATLTDFLTQLDPARFVRVHRSHAVNLARIKEIEPLDGGDARLHMYDGTTVPCSRRYRDALRVGAGSAG from the coding sequence ATGAAAGCGTCCCGCCGGAACCTGTACGAGCGCTACGAGCCGATCCGCCGCTACGTGGAAGTAGGTTTCTGGATCGTGCTGATGGTGCTGCAGGGCGTGTTCAGCACCATGGTCGCGGTGGTCGACGCCCGCAACCGCGCCGTGCCGCGCGCCCCCTGGGAAGTCGTCACCTGGGAGGGATCGAGCCACCTGGTGCTGCTGATGCTGATCCCGGTGTTCGTGGCCATCGAGCGCCGGCTGGCGCCGCTGATGCCGCGCCGCTGGGTGCTGTTTCTGGCCGGGCACGTGGTGGCCAGCGTGGCCGTCAGCGTGGTGCACGTGATGGGCATGTTCGCTGTTCGCTCGCTGGTCTATGCCCTGATGGGCAGCCGCTACGACTTCGGCGGGTGGACCGCCCAGTGGGGCTACGAGTACCTGAAGGACGTGCGGGTCTACGTCTCGATCGTCTTCGGGATCTGGGCCTATCGGCTCTTCATGCTGCGGTTGCAGGGCGAGGCGAGGGTGCTCGATGCGCCCGAGGCGGGGGTGTCCGATCCGCCCGAAGCCGCGCCGCCGCCACTGTCATCAACAGCCCCCGACGACGCCCCTCCCGAGCCGGAGGCAAGCCCGCCGCCCCCGCCACCGGCCCCAACGCGACCGGAGCGCTTTCTGGTTCGCAAGCTGCGCCGCGAATTCCTCATCGCCGCCACCGACATCGACTGGCTCCAGGCCGAGGGCAACTACGTCGGCCTGCATGTCAACGGCCACGACTACCTGCTGCGCGCCACGCTCACCGATTTCCTGACCCAGCTCGACCCGGCCAGGTTCGTCCGCGTGCACCGAAGCCATGCGGTGAACCTCGCGCGCATCAAGGAAATCGAGCCGCTGGACGGCGGCGACGCCCGGCTGCACATGTACGACGGCACGACCGTGCCCTGCAGCCGCCGGTATCGCGACGCGCTGAGGGTCGGCGCGGGCTCGGCGGGCTGA
- a CDS encoding acyltransferase family protein produces the protein MNLPAPLPDANRRHDIDALRALAFLFVILYHVAMYYVADWPWHLKSPHAAEWLQWPMRVLNLWRMDLVFLISGVSLGFLARHQGTGALLRSRGARLMLPLVFGMLVIVPYQAYAQGVANGLVAPGFGAFLLRYLSMAEPWPKRAFDGAEFGITWNHLWYLPYLFAYTALVALTLPLWKSPAGQWVRRRFNALRGWKLLLLPVLPLLAWTALLAPHFPPTHNLVRDFYLHAIYLTVFLYGYWMGVDTGIWKELERLRRVSLVLAVAAIAAFIALRVGARGSAPGLLMDLLRTLYMWLAIATILGHGHRHLNRPWPWLRWANESVYPWYVLHQTLIIVGVTVLAPLALGPVLEPALLVALTILGCWLLTDGLIRRINWLRPLFGLKLRRQASAEALPPQSEPGWHSPSPRA, from the coding sequence ATGAACCTCCCCGCCCCACTGCCCGACGCCAACCGGCGCCACGACATCGACGCCCTGCGCGCCCTGGCCTTCCTGTTCGTGATCCTCTATCACGTGGCCATGTACTACGTGGCCGACTGGCCCTGGCACCTGAAAAGCCCGCACGCGGCCGAATGGCTGCAGTGGCCGATGCGGGTGCTGAACCTCTGGCGCATGGACCTGGTGTTCCTGATCTCCGGCGTGTCGCTCGGCTTCCTCGCCCGCCACCAGGGCACCGGGGCACTGCTGCGCAGCCGCGGCGCCCGGCTGATGCTGCCGCTGGTCTTCGGAATGCTGGTGATCGTGCCCTACCAGGCCTACGCGCAGGGCGTGGCCAACGGGCTGGTCGCGCCGGGTTTCGGCGCGTTCCTGCTGCGCTACCTCTCGATGGCCGAGCCGTGGCCGAAGCGCGCTTTCGACGGCGCGGAGTTCGGCATCACCTGGAACCACCTCTGGTACCTGCCCTATCTGTTTGCGTACACGGCGCTGGTCGCGCTGACGCTGCCGCTGTGGAAGTCGCCCGCAGGCCAATGGGTGCGCCGCCGGTTCAACGCGCTGCGCGGCTGGAAGTTGCTGCTGCTGCCGGTGCTCCCGCTGCTGGCGTGGACGGCGCTGCTGGCCCCGCATTTCCCGCCCACGCACAACCTGGTGCGCGACTTCTACCTGCATGCCATCTACCTCACCGTGTTCCTCTACGGCTACTGGATGGGCGTGGACACGGGCATCTGGAAGGAGCTGGAGCGGCTGCGCCGGGTGTCGCTGGTGCTGGCGGTCGCGGCGATCGCCGCCTTCATCGCGCTGCGGGTCGGCGCACGGGGATCGGCGCCGGGCCTGCTCATGGACCTGCTGCGCACGCTCTACATGTGGCTGGCCATCGCGACCATCCTGGGCCATGGCCACCGCCACCTGAACCGCCCGTGGCCCTGGCTGCGCTGGGCCAACGAGTCGGTCTACCCCTGGTACGTGCTGCACCAGACGCTGATCATCGTCGGCGTGACGGTGCTGGCACCGCTCGCGCTCGGCCCAGTGCTGGAGCCCGCGCTGCTGGTGGCGCTGACTATCCTCGGCTGCTGGCTGCTGACCGACGGGCTGATCCGCCGTATCAACTGGCTGCGGCCCTTGTTCGGGCTGAAGCTCAGGCGGCAGGCTTCGGCTGAAGCTCTTCCGCCGCAATCGGAACCAGGATGGCATTCCCCGTCGCCACGAGCTTGA
- a CDS encoding PaaI family thioesterase, whose translation MLDTIQAINRTASFNRWAGFEVHHAADGEAELRMNWREEDMGQYAGFLHAGMIAALLDTVSGYAASTKAGRVLASHFSVNCISPAIGSAFVARGRVVKAGRKQVFVAAELYAQPEGKGEDALKLVATGNAILVPIAAEELQPKPAA comes from the coding sequence ATGCTCGACACCATCCAGGCCATCAACCGCACCGCTTCGTTCAACCGCTGGGCGGGTTTCGAAGTCCACCATGCCGCCGACGGCGAAGCCGAACTGCGCATGAACTGGCGCGAAGAAGACATGGGCCAGTACGCCGGCTTCCTGCACGCCGGCATGATCGCCGCGCTGCTGGACACCGTGAGCGGCTATGCGGCCTCCACGAAGGCGGGCCGCGTGCTGGCCTCGCACTTCTCCGTCAACTGCATCTCGCCCGCCATCGGCAGCGCCTTCGTGGCGCGCGGGCGGGTGGTGAAGGCAGGGCGCAAGCAGGTGTTCGTCGCGGCCGAGCTCTATGCGCAACCCGAAGGAAAAGGCGAAGACGCGCTCAAGCTCGTGGCGACGGGGAATGCCATCCTGGTTCCGATTGCGGCGGAAGAGCTTCAGCCGAAGCCTGCCGCCTGA
- a CDS encoding DUF4139 domain-containing protein yields the protein MKAPSSALLLRATVVAAAWLVLNASAQVPAPLQAQAADSRITQVKVYPGSATVERVARVAAGSRSVTFACLPAGLDVQSLQVSADASVRVGETSVLNEQRELSARCATSALDGRIRELEDQKAVLQAESDALGMVTGYLKGLSGGDSSQGARAPMDARNLAAVTDAMRRTGQDSLLKQHQLARKQSDIDRQLNPLIAERTRSQGNGAQVVAVTVTLAASADAEVKLSYQVNGPGWTPTYRALLDTTTRKVRIERQALVAQATGEDWRGVKLVLSTGQPRRETTGRTPGAWRIGIEPPPQRARADMAYMAAPAPTIAGTPPAVRESAIERRAPLFDVSVFDNSFATEFSVPQSIDVPSNGQRVTMALGQYEDTAKLASRTSPGVDPSAFLVADLAQPTGVWPAGPMQLYRDGNFVGNGQWTAPSDARLTLSFGRDELVRVQAEPEKDNQGTGGFAGTRAERKVQRAYVVENRHRTPIAVQVLEAAPVSVDEQVRIASQFSPQPAELAWNKQPGLAMWSFDLDAGKTARVAADYTISYPKDARLQMR from the coding sequence ATGAAAGCACCGTCCTCCGCCCTCTTGCTCCGCGCCACCGTCGTCGCAGCCGCCTGGTTGGTTCTGAACGCCAGCGCCCAGGTGCCGGCCCCCCTGCAAGCCCAGGCAGCCGACTCGCGCATCACCCAGGTCAAGGTCTACCCCGGCAGCGCCACCGTGGAACGCGTGGCGCGCGTGGCGGCCGGCAGCCGGTCGGTCACCTTTGCCTGCCTGCCCGCGGGGCTGGACGTGCAGAGCCTGCAGGTGTCGGCCGATGCGTCGGTGCGCGTGGGCGAGACCTCGGTGCTCAACGAGCAGCGCGAGCTCTCGGCGCGCTGCGCCACGAGTGCGCTCGACGGCCGCATCCGCGAACTCGAAGACCAGAAGGCGGTGCTGCAGGCCGAGAGCGATGCGCTCGGCATGGTCACGGGCTATCTCAAGGGCCTTTCGGGTGGAGATTCGTCACAAGGAGCTCGCGCGCCGATGGATGCGCGCAACCTCGCCGCGGTGACCGACGCGATGCGCCGCACCGGGCAGGACTCGCTGCTGAAACAGCATCAGCTCGCGCGCAAGCAGAGCGACATCGACCGCCAGCTCAACCCGCTGATCGCCGAGCGCACGCGCTCGCAGGGCAACGGCGCGCAGGTGGTGGCCGTGACGGTCACTCTGGCCGCCAGCGCCGATGCCGAGGTGAAGCTCAGCTACCAGGTCAACGGCCCCGGCTGGACGCCCACCTATCGCGCGCTGCTCGACACCACCACGCGCAAGGTGCGCATCGAACGCCAGGCGCTGGTGGCGCAGGCCACGGGCGAAGACTGGCGCGGCGTGAAGCTGGTGCTGTCGACTGGCCAGCCGCGCCGCGAAACCACCGGCCGCACGCCGGGCGCGTGGCGCATCGGCATCGAGCCGCCGCCCCAGCGCGCGCGGGCCGACATGGCCTACATGGCGGCACCGGCGCCAACCATAGCGGGCACACCGCCTGCCGTCAGAGAATCGGCCATAGAGCGCCGCGCGCCGCTGTTCGATGTGAGCGTGTTCGACAACAGCTTCGCGACCGAATTCTCGGTGCCCCAAAGCATCGACGTGCCCTCCAACGGCCAGCGCGTGACGATGGCGCTCGGCCAATACGAGGACACGGCGAAGCTCGCCTCGCGCACCAGCCCGGGCGTGGACCCGAGCGCCTTCCTGGTCGCCGATCTTGCGCAGCCCACCGGCGTGTGGCCGGCCGGCCCGATGCAGCTTTATCGCGACGGCAATTTCGTCGGCAACGGCCAGTGGACGGCACCGAGCGATGCGCGCCTGACGCTCTCTTTCGGACGCGACGAGCTGGTGCGCGTGCAGGCCGAGCCCGAGAAGGACAACCAGGGCACGGGCGGCTTTGCCGGCACGCGCGCCGAGCGCAAGGTGCAGCGCGCCTACGTGGTCGAGAACCGCCACCGCACGCCCATCGCGGTGCAGGTGCTGGAAGCGGCGCCCGTGTCGGTCGACGAGCAGGTGCGCATCGCCTCCCAGTTCTCGCCGCAGCCGGCCGAGCTTGCATGGAACAAGCAGCCGGGCCTCGCGATGTGGAGCTTCGACCTCGATGCCGGCAAGACCGCGCGCGTGGCCGCCGACTACACCATCAGCTACCCGAAGGACGCGCGCTTGCAGATGCGCTGA
- a CDS encoding TonB-dependent receptor — protein MIQFTRTAMAVAAVTAFQAAYAQGSSAELGAVTVEGSRDANSLHLEESSGTASRLGLSVRETPASVEILSQDAIQQRGARTFSEALRGMAGLSGGGPPSSPTTLSARGFTSLMYLYDGVRSSGAGVVNRVQDTWNYDRIEVLKGPASVLDGEGAIGGVVNFVTKRPDRSNPNKEALLSYGSYGSTRAAFGFGGALGDASAYRIDYSRNDSKVGTIDRNGERIDHFTSGLLVDLGGSVKLDLSFDYLRDNNDAYWGTPLVPRSFATQPTNVVSTPDGRVIDRRMTRTNYNVLDDDNSSETYWLRARLTGQLDGGWSWRNEFSANKSNRVFRNSESATFVAPSSIARDQTLITHDQDFWLDRIDATHKGTIGGMDNRFVVGGEYSETRFGSQRRFSNSSASTASLLRVPVFDPYVGFFNDDPALSVGGGNRTDMNTKVRVSSLFVEDALKPIRNLTLVGGLRHDRTEVDRSITDLNLGSNTRFGSSYRSTSGRLGAVYDITPQSSIYAQYTNATLPVNSLFLLSASNAAFPMSRGKQAEVGFKQSLPEANLEWTAAAYKIELDNVLSRDPASAANTVNNGRQSSRGLELSAVWKPTREWTLAGNLAALDARFDTLVEAGNVSRVGKTPPNVPERVANLFATYRPDNSKLEYFVSLNRTGHMFTDTANQIRINGYTTMDAAVSYRLKNALLSFRVRNLTDKLYATWVGRATSQVLLAPRRTFEVSAKFDF, from the coding sequence ATGATCCAGTTCACCCGCACGGCCATGGCGGTCGCCGCCGTCACGGCCTTCCAGGCAGCGTATGCACAAGGTAGCAGCGCCGAGCTCGGCGCCGTCACCGTCGAAGGCAGCCGCGATGCCAATAGCCTGCATCTCGAGGAGTCGAGCGGCACCGCCTCGCGGCTCGGCCTCTCGGTGCGCGAGACGCCGGCTTCCGTCGAGATCCTGTCGCAGGACGCGATCCAGCAGCGCGGCGCGCGCACCTTCAGCGAGGCGCTGCGCGGCATGGCGGGCCTGTCGGGCGGCGGCCCGCCGTCGTCGCCGACCACGCTTTCCGCGCGCGGCTTCACCAGCCTCATGTACCTCTACGACGGCGTGCGCAGCTCCGGCGCGGGCGTCGTCAACCGCGTGCAGGACACCTGGAACTACGACCGCATCGAAGTGCTCAAGGGCCCGGCCTCGGTCCTCGATGGTGAGGGCGCCATCGGCGGCGTCGTCAATTTCGTGACCAAGCGGCCCGACCGCAGCAACCCGAACAAGGAGGCGCTGCTTTCGTACGGCAGCTACGGATCGACGCGCGCGGCCTTCGGCTTCGGTGGCGCGCTCGGCGATGCCAGCGCCTACCGTATCGACTACAGCCGCAACGACAGCAAGGTCGGCACCATCGACCGCAATGGCGAGCGCATCGACCACTTCACCAGCGGCCTGCTGGTCGACCTGGGCGGCTCGGTGAAGCTGGACCTCTCGTTCGACTACCTGCGCGACAACAACGACGCCTACTGGGGCACGCCGCTCGTGCCGCGCAGCTTTGCCACGCAGCCGACGAATGTGGTGAGCACGCCCGACGGCCGCGTGATCGACCGGCGCATGACGCGCACCAACTACAACGTGCTCGACGACGACAACTCCTCCGAGACCTACTGGCTGCGCGCGCGCCTCACGGGCCAGCTCGACGGCGGCTGGTCGTGGCGCAACGAGTTCTCGGCCAACAAGTCGAACCGCGTGTTCCGCAATTCCGAGAGCGCCACCTTCGTGGCACCCTCCAGCATCGCGCGCGACCAGACGCTGATCACGCACGACCAGGACTTCTGGCTCGACCGCATCGACGCCACGCACAAGGGCACGATCGGCGGCATGGACAACCGCTTCGTCGTCGGCGGCGAATACAGCGAGACCCGCTTCGGCAGCCAGCGCCGCTTCTCGAACAGCAGTGCCAGCACGGCGAGCCTGCTGCGGGTGCCGGTGTTCGACCCCTACGTGGGTTTCTTCAACGACGACCCGGCGCTCAGCGTGGGCGGCGGCAACCGGACCGACATGAACACGAAGGTGCGGGTCAGTTCGCTCTTCGTCGAAGACGCGCTCAAGCCGATCCGCAACCTCACGCTGGTCGGCGGCCTGCGCCACGACCGCACCGAGGTGGACCGTTCCATCACCGACCTGAACCTGGGCAGCAACACGCGCTTCGGCAGCAGCTACCGTTCGACCTCGGGCCGCCTCGGCGCGGTGTACGACATCACGCCGCAGTCGAGCATCTACGCGCAGTACACCAACGCCACGCTGCCGGTGAATTCGCTCTTTCTCCTGTCGGCATCGAACGCGGCGTTTCCGATGTCGCGCGGCAAGCAGGCCGAGGTGGGCTTCAAGCAGAGCCTGCCTGAAGCGAACCTGGAGTGGACCGCGGCGGCCTACAAGATCGAGCTGGACAACGTGCTCTCGCGCGATCCGGCCAGTGCCGCCAACACGGTGAACAACGGGCGCCAGTCGTCGCGCGGGCTGGAACTGTCGGCGGTGTGGAAGCCCACCCGCGAGTGGACGCTGGCGGGCAACCTCGCGGCGCTCGATGCGCGCTTCGACACGCTGGTGGAGGCGGGCAACGTCTCGCGCGTGGGCAAGACGCCGCCGAACGTGCCCGAGCGCGTGGCCAACCTCTTCGCGACCTACCGGCCCGACAACTCGAAGCTCGAGTACTTCGTGTCGCTCAACCGCACCGGCCACATGTTCACCGACACCGCCAACCAGATCCGCATCAACGGCTACACGACCATGGATGCGGCGGTGAGCTACCGGCTGAAGAACGCGCTGCTGAGCTTTCGCGTGCGCAACCTGACCGACAAGCTCTACGCCACCTGGGTGGGGCGCGCCACCAGCCAGGTGCTGCTGGCGCCGCGCCGCACCTTCGAGGTGTCGGCCAAGTTCGACTTCTGA
- a CDS encoding ABC transporter permease subunit codes for MSIHPPQGHRLLAVMRQEIRLMLAERGLWVVGALFLLLVAYALGNGLIQTAKRERAQAAVAQADRDTRAGQRVQLEAILAGTAQPTPFENPADPSRMASGYGGQHALLPTAPLGPVALGQSDLFPSQYKVTNQSRVVFMNPSDIENPWHLLSGHFDLAFVIVYLLPLLIFALSYNLLSAERENGTLRLLLSQPLRLRTLLAGKLTVRAAVLLGPAVLLPVAVLWIARHVGFAGVSSAMGSATLWWALLVGAYALFWFALVVAVNAFGASSATNAMVLVIAWVMLVLVAPVLLNLAVTRAAPAPSRTELATRQRVVTAEAMKRYQDLLGTEYQHVGHGAILVPRNGKIEIAGRALANYKIEREVDDAIRPALDRFDAQQARQQQLLGRFGAVSPAAVAYEGMTALAGNGVRRHARFEAQTVAHHEAWKTFFFPRIDARDAFTPSEFDRIPTFAWQEEPAGLMRGQAALAVLQLLVPSLLLFGLAALRLRRFSVA; via the coding sequence ATGTCCATCCATCCTCCCCAAGGCCACCGCCTGCTGGCCGTGATGCGCCAGGAAATCCGCTTGATGCTTGCCGAACGCGGCCTCTGGGTCGTCGGGGCGCTGTTCCTTTTGCTCGTGGCCTATGCATTGGGCAACGGCCTGATCCAGACCGCGAAGCGCGAACGCGCACAGGCGGCCGTCGCTCAGGCAGACCGCGACACCCGCGCTGGTCAGCGCGTGCAGCTCGAAGCCATCCTCGCCGGCACCGCGCAACCCACGCCGTTCGAGAACCCGGCCGATCCCTCGCGCATGGCGAGCGGTTACGGCGGCCAGCATGCGCTGCTGCCGACCGCGCCGCTGGGCCCGGTCGCGCTGGGGCAGAGCGACCTGTTCCCGAGCCAGTACAAGGTCACGAACCAGAGCCGCGTCGTGTTCATGAACCCGAGCGACATCGAGAACCCGTGGCACCTGTTGAGCGGGCATTTCGACCTGGCCTTCGTCATCGTGTACCTGCTGCCGCTGTTGATCTTTGCGCTCAGCTACAACCTCCTGTCGGCGGAACGCGAGAACGGCACCTTGCGGTTGCTGCTGTCGCAGCCGCTGCGCCTGCGCACGCTGCTCGCGGGCAAGCTCACGGTCCGCGCCGCGGTGCTGTTGGGGCCGGCCGTGCTGCTGCCCGTGGCGGTGCTGTGGATCGCGCGCCATGTGGGCTTCGCCGGCGTGTCCAGCGCGATGGGCAGCGCGACCCTCTGGTGGGCGCTGCTCGTGGGCGCCTATGCGCTGTTCTGGTTCGCGCTGGTCGTGGCGGTGAATGCTTTCGGTGCTTCGTCGGCGACCAATGCGATGGTGCTGGTCATCGCGTGGGTGATGCTGGTGCTGGTGGCGCCGGTGCTGCTCAACCTCGCCGTCACGCGGGCCGCACCGGCGCCGTCGCGCACCGAGCTCGCCACGCGCCAGCGGGTGGTCACCGCGGAAGCGATGAAGCGCTACCAGGACCTGCTGGGTACCGAGTACCAGCACGTGGGCCATGGCGCGATCCTCGTGCCGCGCAACGGCAAGATCGAAATCGCCGGCCGCGCGCTGGCCAACTACAAGATCGAGCGCGAGGTCGACGACGCGATCCGTCCCGCGCTCGACCGCTTCGACGCGCAGCAGGCGCGCCAGCAGCAACTGCTCGGCCGCTTCGGCGCGGTGTCGCCCGCCGCGGTCGCCTACGAAGGCATGACCGCGCTGGCCGGCAACGGCGTGCGGCGCCATGCGCGCTTCGAGGCGCAGACGGTGGCGCACCACGAGGCGTGGAAGACCTTTTTCTTTCCGCGCATCGATGCGCGCGATGCATTCACGCCCTCCGAGTTCGACCGCATCCCGACCTTTGCCTGGCAAGAAGAGCCGGCCGGCCTGATGCGCGGCCAGGCCGCGCTGGCGGTGCTGCAGCTGCTTGTGCCGAGCCTGCTGCTGTTCGGCCTTGCGGCGTTGCGGCTGCGGCGCTTCTCCGTCGCTTAG